A portion of the Carassius carassius chromosome 42, fCarCar2.1, whole genome shotgun sequence genome contains these proteins:
- the LOC132124308 gene encoding guanine nucleotide-binding protein G(olf) subunit alpha-like isoform X2: MGCLEGSKTEDQHIDEKIQQEANKKIEKQLQKERQAYKATYRLLLLGAGESGKSTIVKQMRILHVNGFNAEEKKQKIQDIRKNVKDAIVTIVSAMSTLIPPVPLANPEDQFRIDYIKSIAPLSDFDYTQEFFDHAKKLWDDEGVKACYERSNEYQLIDCAHYFLHRIDAVRQSDYTPTDQDLLRCRVLTSGIFETQFQVDKVNFHMFDVGGQRDERKKWIQCFNDVTAIIFVVASSSYNMVLREDSNTNRLREALALFRSIWNNRWLRTISVILFLNKQDMLAEKVLAGKSKIEDYFPEYASYTLPDKVTSEPGEDPRVTRAKYFIRDEFLRISTESGDGRHYCYPHFTCAVDTENIRRVFNDCRYIIQRMLLWQHKFL; this comes from the exons ATGGGGTGTTTGGAGGGCAGTAAAACCGAAGACCAGCACATCGACGAGAAAATACAGCAAGAGGCCAACAAGAAAATAGAGAAACAGTTGCAAAAAGAGAGACAGGCTTATAAAGCCACATATCGATTGTTGTTGTTGG GTGCTGGGGAATCGGGGAAAAGCACTATTGTGAAGCAGATGAGAATTCTTCACGTCAACGGGTTTAATGCGGA ggaaaagaaacagaaaattcaagaCATTCGCAAAAATGTGAAGGACGCCATCGTG ACCATAGTGTCTGCAATGAGCACTTTAATACCACCCGTCCCGCTCGCCAATCCAGAGGACCAGTTTAGGATCGACTATATCAAAAGCATAGCGCCGCTCTCTGACTTTGATTACACACAG GAGTTTTTCGATCATGCGAAGAAGCTCTGGGATGATGAAGGCGTTAAGGCATGTTATGAGCGCTCCAACGAATATCAACTAATCGACTGTGCGCATTA CTTTCTTCACCGGATTGATGCAGTGAGACAAAGCGACTATACTCCAACAGACCAG GACTTGCTTCGCTGCAGAGTGTTAACATCAGGGATTTTTGAGACGCAGTTTCAAGTTGACAAAGTTAACTTTCA TATGTTTGATGTGGGAGGTCAGAGAGACGAAAGGAAAAAATGGATTCAGTGTTTTAATG ACGTCACAGCGATCATCTTTGTGGTAGCGAGCAGCAGCTATAACATGGTCTTAAGGGAAGACAGCAACACAAACAGGCTACGGGAAGCACTTGCTCTTTTTCGCAGTATCTGGAACAACAG ATGGTTGCGGACAATTTCTGTCATATTGTTCCTAAACAAACAAGACATGCTGGCAGAGAAAGTATTAGCTGGGAAATCCAAAATTGAAGATTATTTCCCTGAATATGCTTCATACACCTTGCCTGATAAAG TAACTTCTGAACCCGGTGAAGACCCCAGAGTGACAAGAGCCAAGTATTTCATTCGGGACGAGTTTTTG AGGATCAGTACAGAAAGCGGAGACGGCCGTCACTACTGTTACCCCCATTTCACATGTGCAGTGGACACGGAAAACATCCGCCGGGTCTTCAACGACTGCCGATACATCATCCAGAGAATGCTCCTGTGGCAGCACAAATTCTTGTGA